CAAGTCCGGCGCTTAATATTTCATCTCTAATTCTTGCTATAAGCTTCTTATTATGGTTCTCAATTTTTTCAATTTGGAGCCTATTTATTAGCTCCAATGATGCCCCTAAGGTAACTGCCAGAAGGTATGGAGGTCCGCCTCCAAAATCCATCTTTTTTGCATCTTTCCTTAATACGAAATCTTCCCATGGATTTTTCTCTGGAATACTCCACCAGAGCCCCCACTCACCTGTTGGAGCCTCCATATTCAGTAGGCCTGGAATTGGGGAGAGTTCCTCTAGGATTTCATCAGAAAGATACATGAGGCCTGAACCCACAGCAGGATTTAAAAGCCATTTTTCACCACCAGCAACAAGGGCATCTACCCCTTCTCTCTTAGGGAAGAGAGTTAAGCTTCCAAGGTGTTGGACAGCATCTACAATAAGCCATGCTCCATGCTCATGGACTATTTTCGAGAGTTCTTTAAGATCAATCCTTTGTCCTGAAATCCATTGGATTGAGCTTATAACTACAGCAAAAGTTTTGTCATCTATTGATTTTTCAATCTCTTCAAGGGAATACCAACCATTTTTGTTTTTAACAACCCTAAGTTCAAGTTTATATTTCTCCGAATAGCTCTTCAAAAGACATGAAAGGGAAGGAAATTCCATATCGAGAGAGACTATATTCATCCTTTCTTTTGGCGTTAGAGCCATTAAAATTCTTCTCAAGCCTTCAGTGGTCTGAATTGTCAGCCCAATGTTTTCCTTCTTAACTTTCATCAGTTTTGCTCCCTCTTCAAGTGTCTCATTAAGAAACTTCACGTCCAAAACATCAACAGAATCCGAACCTTCTCTAAAGTCTATAATATAGTTTAGGAAATCTAAGACACGTTTTAAAGAAGTCAAAGGAAGCATCCCTGCACTTGCAGTGTTTAAGTATGCTCTAAATTGCTCTAAGCCGGGGAACAAGTGTTTGACTCTCAAAATACCCACCTGAAAATGATTTCAGGAAGAACATAAAAACTTAGCTCCTCTCAAGTCGTCCATATTTTTCCATGATCTCTAGAACTTTGTCTTTGGGAAGAGCATGCCTTATATGGCCATCCCTACCTACCATCGTTTCTGCTTGAAGAAGGGAGTTTATTATGGCTTCCTCCACCGCTTCAGCGGTAGCTTTGAACAACATGGAAAGGGAACTATCGGGAAGAACGTCTAGTTTTAAAGGTTTTTCCATGTAATGGGGAATTTTTTGGGCTGTTGAAAATGCAAGAGCGATATCTCCACTTCCATTGTAAGCGTAACCTCCAGTTCTTGCAAGTCCAACAATAGCCCTCTTTGCAACTCTACCTAGTTGTCGGGAATTTAATGGAGCATCAGTAGCAATTACCATTATGATACTGCCTTTTCCTTTTCCACCTCTTCCAGGCCAGTCTTTTAATTCCATACCAACTGGAACTCCAGCTATGGTTAAATCCTCCCTTTTCCCAAAGTTACTCAAAACCAATGCTCCAACATTATATTCCTCTCCTGCTATCTCAACAATCCTAGAAGATGAGCCAATTCCTCCCTTAAACTCAAAGGCACTCATCCCAGTCCCAGCTCCAACTGAGCCTTCTTTAAAATACCTATTAGCGCTTTCAATTGCATCAAATACGTGTTCTTTTTTCACATGTCTTCCTCGGATATCATTTAAGTATGAGTCATTACATTCCATGACAATAGGGTTAACTGATCCCGTGGTTACTCCAATATCTTCATTTTCTTTTAGCATGTATTCAATAAGAGCATCTGTAGCCACGCCAACACTTAACGTATTTGTTAGAAGTAGTGGAGTTTCAATGGTTCCTAGTTCCATCACTTGGATGAGTCCTACTGGCTTCGCATACCCATTCATAACAAAAACCCCTGCTAAAACCTTTTCCTTATAAATATTGCCATCATGTGGAAGTATAGCAGTTACTCCTGTTCTAACAGGACCTTTCCCAGGGATAAGCTTGCCCTCTCCCCAAATTAATGTAACATGCCCTACTTTGACTCCGTTAACATCGGTAATAGAGT
The DNA window shown above is from Thermococcus sp. EP1 and carries:
- a CDS encoding aminotransferase class V-fold PLP-dependent enzyme translates to MRVKHLFPGLEQFRAYLNTASAGMLPLTSLKRVLDFLNYIIDFREGSDSVDVLDVKFLNETLEEGAKLMKVKKENIGLTIQTTEGLRRILMALTPKERMNIVSLDMEFPSLSCLLKSYSEKYKLELRVVKNKNGWYSLEEIEKSIDDKTFAVVISSIQWISGQRIDLKELSKIVHEHGAWLIVDAVQHLGSLTLFPKREGVDALVAGGEKWLLNPAVGSGLMYLSDEILEELSPIPGLLNMEAPTGEWGLWWSIPEKNPWEDFVLRKDAKKMDFGGGPPYLLAVTLGASLELINRLQIEKIENHNKKLIARIRDEILSAGLEVIGDHNEHECSSIITVKTGLSYEKEKKIYQRLLEEGIKISHRGVLGHYGLRISPHLYNDMDEVEIFLEHLFKNLVKL
- a CDS encoding P1 family peptidase, encoding MKALELGIRIGVFEHGKMNSITDVNGVKVGHVTLIWGEGKLIPGKGPVRTGVTAILPHDGNIYKEKVLAGVFVMNGYAKPVGLIQVMELGTIETPLLLTNTLSVGVATDALIEYMLKENEDIGVTTGSVNPIVMECNDSYLNDIRGRHVKKEHVFDAIESANRYFKEGSVGAGTGMSAFEFKGGIGSSSRIVEIAGEEYNVGALVLSNFGKREDLTIAGVPVGMELKDWPGRGGKGKGSIIMVIATDAPLNSRQLGRVAKRAIVGLARTGGYAYNGSGDIALAFSTAQKIPHYMEKPLKLDVLPDSSLSMLFKATAEAVEEAIINSLLQAETMVGRDGHIRHALPKDKVLEIMEKYGRLERS